One Proteinivorax tanatarense DNA segment encodes these proteins:
- the pheT gene encoding phenylalanine--tRNA ligase subunit beta — protein sequence MRISYNWLKEYVSMDGCHKEIAEKLTDAGVVVEHIYKPFRSLEGVLVVEIKEISSHPDADKLSITEVSDGKETYQIVCGADNIEVGQKVPLATVGTVLPGNFKIKKSKIRGIESFGMLCSAQELKLDIAAEDGILILPSQTQIGTTIEEALELKDFIFELDLTPNRGDCLSMLGVAKEIAAITGANFKKPSQLEDKKEVKDLEVILQTNNCRSYVAQAFDNIIVKPSPIWLQIRLLKAGVRPINNIVDISNYVMLETGQPLHCFDQEAISTSKIVVKEAGEDFKLATLDNEQRDVGSGTLLITDSEKALAIAGVIGGLDSEVKDYSNKVVLESAYFDPTLVRRSAKQLGVKTDASARFEKGVDPQRVQFAANRATKLLAEICGATPQGRILTGDFSVAQHTIKVDVAEINAKLGLNLTCQEIVDIFKRLECQVEGDEDLTVTPPTYRVDLQQPVDLVEEVARIFGYNKIPTSLPSMETTVGAKDIGSKLVDKIKDTLAGLGVFETMTYPFISKEDYRKTNMEWESSIKIANPLSENESLMRTSMLPSILSSVLHNQKHSIEGIEIFEVGKVYQAKTVPLKEHPKEDNILAIAISSETNYQHWYKGKSIKKDFYHAKGILEDLFSSLNIVKWKLAPASSYSYHPNKSGDIIVDGDILGTIGEIHPEISDNWGVKGEVIIIELNLSKLVSYWDDTITYQGLAKHPAVYRDLAVIVDEEVKVGDMMDDLQNTNIKFITGSDVFDVYQGDNIESGKKSIALSLTIQADRTLKEKEINKTVKQVMNLLEKKYSAKLR from the coding sequence ATGAGAATATCATATAATTGGTTAAAAGAATATGTAAGTATGGATGGATGTCATAAAGAGATAGCAGAAAAACTAACAGATGCAGGCGTAGTAGTAGAACATATATATAAGCCATTTCGTAGTTTAGAAGGTGTTTTGGTAGTAGAAATCAAAGAAATTTCCAGCCATCCAGATGCCGATAAATTATCGATAACAGAAGTTAGCGATGGCAAGGAAACCTATCAAATAGTATGTGGAGCAGATAACATCGAAGTAGGCCAGAAAGTACCTCTTGCTACCGTTGGCACTGTACTACCTGGAAATTTTAAAATAAAAAAATCTAAAATTCGCGGGATAGAGTCTTTCGGAATGCTGTGTTCTGCACAGGAACTTAAACTAGATATTGCTGCAGAAGATGGGATTTTGATTTTACCTTCTCAAACACAAATTGGTACTACTATAGAGGAAGCTTTGGAACTAAAAGACTTTATTTTTGAGTTAGATTTGACACCCAATAGAGGTGATTGTTTAAGTATGTTAGGCGTTGCTAAGGAGATAGCAGCAATAACTGGAGCAAACTTTAAGAAACCTAGTCAATTAGAGGATAAAAAAGAGGTAAAAGATTTAGAAGTGATTTTGCAAACCAATAATTGTAGAAGTTATGTTGCTCAAGCTTTTGATAATATAATTGTAAAACCTTCACCTATTTGGCTTCAAATTAGGTTGCTGAAGGCAGGCGTACGTCCAATTAATAATATAGTTGATATCTCAAACTATGTTATGTTAGAAACTGGGCAGCCCCTTCACTGTTTTGATCAAGAAGCAATATCTACAAGTAAAATTGTAGTGAAAGAAGCAGGTGAAGATTTTAAGCTTGCTACTTTAGACAACGAGCAAAGAGATGTGGGAAGTGGAACTTTACTTATAACAGACTCAGAGAAAGCCTTAGCCATTGCAGGTGTTATTGGTGGTTTGGATAGCGAAGTTAAGGATTACTCTAATAAAGTTGTATTGGAATCTGCTTATTTTGATCCTACTTTAGTGCGTCGAAGTGCAAAGCAACTGGGGGTCAAAACTGATGCATCGGCAAGATTTGAAAAAGGGGTTGACCCACAGCGAGTACAGTTTGCAGCAAATAGAGCAACAAAATTATTAGCTGAAATTTGCGGCGCAACACCACAAGGAAGGATTTTGACAGGAGACTTTTCTGTAGCTCAGCATACTATAAAAGTTGATGTCGCTGAAATAAATGCTAAGTTAGGTCTAAACTTAACTTGTCAAGAAATAGTTGACATATTTAAACGGTTAGAATGTCAAGTAGAGGGAGATGAAGATCTTACAGTTACACCACCAACTTATAGAGTGGATTTACAACAACCTGTGGACTTAGTGGAAGAAGTTGCAAGGATATTTGGATACAACAAAATACCAACATCTTTACCTAGTATGGAAACCACAGTGGGAGCGAAAGATATAGGTAGCAAGCTGGTTGATAAGATTAAAGACACTCTTGCAGGGCTAGGCGTTTTTGAAACAATGACTTATCCATTTATTTCTAAAGAAGACTATAGAAAAACAAATATGGAATGGGAAAGCTCTATAAAAATAGCTAATCCATTAAGCGAGAATGAGAGTTTGATGCGTACGTCTATGTTGCCTTCTATACTGTCTTCTGTTTTGCACAATCAAAAACATAGTATAGAGGGAATCGAAATTTTTGAGGTTGGCAAGGTGTATCAAGCAAAAACTGTTCCCCTAAAAGAGCATCCAAAAGAAGATAACATATTAGCAATAGCCATTTCCTCGGAAACTAACTATCAGCACTGGTATAAAGGTAAGTCGATAAAAAAAGATTTTTACCATGCCAAGGGAATATTAGAAGACCTGTTTAGCAGCTTGAACATTGTCAAGTGGAAGTTAGCTCCAGCAAGTTCATACAGTTACCATCCCAATAAAAGTGGTGACATAATTGTTGATGGGGATATTTTGGGAACGATTGGTGAAATTCATCCAGAAATATCTGATAACTGGGGAGTTAAAGGAGAAGTAATAATAATAGAGCTTAATTTATCTAAACTGGTTTCATATTGGGATGATACTATTACCTACCAAGGCTTAGCAAAACATCCAGCGGTTTATAGAGACTTGGCAGTTATAGTGGATGAAGAAGTTAAAGTCGGGGATATGATGGACGACTTACAAAACACAAATATAAAGTTTATTACAGGCAGTGATGTGTTTGATGTTTATCAAGGTGATAATATAGAAAGTGGCAAAAAAAGTATAGCTTTATCTTTGACAATTCAAGCTGATAGAACTTTAAAAGAAAAAGAGATTAACAAGACGGTTAAGCAAGTCATGAATTTATTAGAGAAAAAATATTCTGCTAAACTTCGTTAA
- a CDS encoding cell division protein ZapA, whose amino-acid sequence MGEFKADNRTTVKIYGEDYIIKGKNPPEYVAKLAHMVDKQMCLIKEKNPKLSSSKVAIMAAMHIADKYLNLQQEQQELLELIEQEYGGD is encoded by the coding sequence ATGGGGGAGTTTAAGGCTGATAACAGGACAACCGTAAAGATATACGGTGAAGACTATATAATTAAGGGTAAAAACCCTCCAGAATATGTGGCTAAGCTGGCCCATATGGTGGATAAACAAATGTGCTTAATAAAGGAAAAAAATCCAAAGCTAAGTTCTTCCAAGGTGGCAATCATGGCAGCAATGCATATAGCAGATAAATACCTTAATCTTCAGCAAGAGCAGCAGGAACTTTTGGAACTGATTGAGCAAGAATATGGAGGAGACTAA
- a CDS encoding CvpA family protein, which translates to MFDILLIGFILLNTYIGKSKGFIHMVLEMSTIFVAYFAASRFGPFVGSTFLAFFGLETVAESIISYPSFSSVNPVNLFVNSLGAALVFLVVRYGLSFLLVTTHIINKIPVVGWINRIGGIVIGFVKGIVLSTLLVWMLSFLAVPTIQNLLETSFMASQLEGVFPQLYTKLLFMIGHV; encoded by the coding sequence TTGTTTGATATTCTGTTAATAGGTTTTATTTTGCTAAACACATATATCGGAAAAAGTAAAGGTTTTATACACATGGTGCTGGAAATGAGTACTATATTTGTTGCTTATTTTGCAGCGTCTAGGTTTGGGCCTTTTGTTGGGAGCACATTTTTAGCTTTTTTTGGTCTGGAAACCGTAGCAGAATCTATCATCAGCTACCCAAGTTTTAGTAGTGTAAATCCTGTAAATTTGTTTGTGAACTCACTAGGGGCTGCGTTAGTTTTTTTAGTAGTTCGTTATGGACTATCCTTTTTATTAGTTACTACACATATCATTAATAAAATACCTGTTGTGGGCTGGATTAATAGGATAGGTGGAATAGTTATTGGATTTGTTAAGGGGATAGTTTTATCTACTTTGCTTGTTTGGATGTTATCTTTTTTAGCTGTACCTACAATACAAAATCTCCTAGAAACGTCTTTCATGGCCTCGCAATTAGAAGGAGTTTTTCCTCAACTATATACAAAGCTATTGTTTATGATTGGACATGTATAA
- a CDS encoding PHP domain-containing protein → MDNIEVSTILKDIGIYIQLTGENPYKGKSYIKAARTLARANPLSEIIAKNQLTDLPGIGDRLAKEIIDITERGESTKLIKLKKEVPSGLKALTYVTAITPGMAYKLYHNLEVENIRDLLEVIESRKIYKVEGVGDSTVKKIRQSLEDYILKGRQFLLSDGKILYNKVMFKLQFSFNNDAINSVGDFRRNLKLISKIEILVTCTKNVLEKALRESFNDVSAKEKYFEINDYEIPVVIYYCQGKDTGYNLLIKTGNVRHVEELKVAGLSKAKVEKMNEQEIYESLSMQFVPPELREGKKEVSLAKDFKLPKLVRVEDIKGDLHVHTNFSDGLGSLEEMVGKANMIGYDYLAITDHSKSLKIAGGLNKDKFYKQFKEIENIQKDTDILILKGIEVDVLKDGSLDFDEDFLKEFDLVVASIHSNFKMPKEHMTNRLISAIRNPAVHIIGHPSGRLLLKREPYNIDLKAVIEEASSYNKAIEINSSPYRLDLDEEWVRFAKQSGVKISVNTDSHSIEELYNIDLGVSVAKRGWLERKDIINCWKKEKLLGYLRR, encoded by the coding sequence GTGGATAACATTGAAGTGTCAACAATATTAAAAGATATAGGTATTTATATACAGCTTACAGGAGAAAACCCTTATAAAGGGAAAAGCTATATTAAAGCTGCACGAACTTTAGCGAGAGCTAATCCTTTGTCAGAGATAATAGCTAAAAATCAGTTAACTGACTTACCTGGAATAGGAGATAGATTAGCTAAAGAGATTATTGATATTACAGAAAGAGGGGAAAGTACAAAATTAATCAAACTAAAAAAAGAGGTGCCATCAGGACTTAAAGCACTAACTTATGTCACCGCCATAACACCTGGTATGGCCTACAAACTTTACCATAATTTAGAAGTAGAAAATATCAGGGATTTATTAGAGGTTATTGAGTCAAGAAAAATTTATAAGGTTGAAGGGGTAGGAGATAGCACAGTTAAAAAAATTAGGCAAAGCTTAGAAGATTATATTTTAAAAGGTCGCCAATTCTTGCTGTCCGATGGTAAAATACTCTATAACAAAGTAATGTTTAAACTACAATTTTCTTTTAATAATGATGCTATTAATAGTGTCGGAGATTTCCGTAGAAATCTAAAGCTTATATCTAAAATTGAGATTTTAGTTACATGCACTAAAAACGTTTTAGAAAAAGCCTTAAGGGAGAGTTTTAATGATGTTAGCGCTAAGGAGAAATATTTCGAAATTAATGATTACGAAATTCCAGTTGTAATTTATTATTGTCAAGGTAAAGACACTGGATATAATCTGTTGATAAAGACTGGTAATGTTAGGCATGTAGAAGAATTAAAAGTTGCTGGTTTAAGCAAAGCTAAAGTTGAGAAAATGAATGAGCAAGAGATATATGAATCACTTTCCATGCAGTTTGTGCCACCGGAATTGAGAGAAGGGAAAAAAGAGGTGTCTTTAGCTAAGGACTTTAAGCTTCCCAAGCTTGTTAGGGTTGAAGATATAAAAGGTGATTTACATGTTCACACTAACTTTAGTGATGGTTTAGGTTCACTAGAGGAAATGGTTGGTAAAGCTAATATGATAGGTTATGACTACCTAGCTATAACTGATCATAGTAAATCATTAAAAATTGCAGGAGGCTTAAATAAAGATAAGTTTTATAAACAATTTAAAGAGATAGAAAACATACAGAAGGATACTGATATTCTCATACTTAAGGGAATTGAAGTTGATGTTTTAAAAGACGGAAGCTTAGATTTCGACGAAGACTTTTTGAAAGAGTTTGATTTAGTGGTAGCATCAATACATTCTAATTTTAAAATGCCAAAAGAACATATGACTAACCGTTTGATAAGTGCTATTAGGAACCCTGCTGTGCATATTATAGGGCATCCTTCGGGGAGGTTACTTCTAAAAAGGGAACCTTATAATATAGACTTAAAAGCAGTAATAGAGGAAGCTTCAAGTTATAATAAGGCAATTGAAATTAACAGTTCCCCTTATAGGTTAGATCTGGATGAAGAGTGGGTTAGATTTGCTAAACAGTCGGGGGTAAAGATATCAGTAAATACAGATAGTCATAGTATAGAAGAGTTATATAATATTGACTTGGGAGTTTCTGTTGCAAAAAGGGGTTGGCTAGAAAGAAAAGATATAATAAACTGTTGGAAGAAGGAGAAACTTTTGGGGTATCTAAGGAGGTAA
- a CDS encoding endonuclease MutS2 produces the protein MDYKHLETLEYDKVVRLLKDRAMTELGQSSCQLLVPMKSQQQLLKQLNMTAEAVETLKYEGVPLKEVRDCSQYFKRVEVGSVLKGEELKNILILLECLKDVTLYLREYQDMAPIMFEEVKEVNQCEELRKNLYFCIDDDGTVKDGASNDLKSIRRSINRNHNLLREKLENYIRNPKNQKYLQEAIITQRNDRYVVPVNKDYKGQVPGIVHDLSSTGQTLFVEPGFAVEIGNKLIELYKKEGHEIERILSKLSAEVGLEVPSLEIINQLIGDMDFVFAKAKLAKIQKATLPLINNENKIKINDGRHPLIDSEEVVPMSIEMGNEFNTVIVTGPNTGGKTVALKTVGLLTCMALSGLFVPAAHNSNFPILEGIYADIGDEQSIEQSLSTFSSHMTNIIDITNKAHNNSLVLFDELGAGTDPIEGSALATSLLDLFSKRNLLTIATTHYSQLKTYAYENNGVENASVEFDAKTLKPTYKLIVGIPGKSNALEISRRLGLSEDVVQKAKVIMGKENTKVDVMIQDLEEKRIAYENKLKAIEYKEREAEATKFEFNSKKEQLKMKEKKMMEKAKEEAREIIRQAKRESEQVVKEIRKLKQEGNQMLQGDLDRKLTRYKENLKKTVDKDVYAENKEKSDIIADNLKKGDEVKLLDVNQKGTVISLPDSEGQVQCQVGIMKVKTPVSNLQIVESNNNKNNNNIYTPGKGANVKTSAKKSLDLRGENVEEGILRVDKFLDEAFVAGLKEVSIIHGKGTGVLREGITNYLKKHPHVESIRLGGYKEGGQGASIVELK, from the coding sequence TTGGATTATAAACATTTAGAGACATTAGAATATGACAAGGTTGTACGCTTGTTAAAGGATAGAGCTATGACGGAATTAGGGCAGAGCTCTTGTCAATTATTAGTGCCTATGAAGTCACAACAACAATTGCTTAAGCAGCTTAATATGACCGCCGAAGCCGTGGAAACTTTAAAGTATGAAGGTGTACCTTTAAAAGAGGTTAGGGATTGTAGTCAATATTTTAAAAGGGTTGAAGTTGGTAGTGTTTTAAAGGGCGAGGAATTAAAAAATATTTTAATTTTATTGGAGTGTCTTAAAGATGTTACTCTTTACCTAAGAGAATATCAGGATATGGCACCCATTATGTTTGAAGAAGTAAAAGAAGTAAATCAATGTGAAGAGTTGAGGAAAAATTTATACTTTTGCATTGATGACGATGGTACAGTTAAGGATGGGGCTTCTAATGACTTAAAGTCTATTAGGAGGTCTATTAATAGAAATCATAATTTACTAAGGGAAAAATTAGAAAATTATATCAGAAATCCTAAAAACCAAAAATATCTGCAAGAAGCTATTATCACCCAAAGAAATGACCGGTACGTAGTTCCAGTAAACAAAGACTACAAAGGGCAGGTGCCAGGGATTGTTCACGACTTATCGTCTACAGGGCAAACACTTTTTGTAGAACCCGGCTTTGCTGTAGAGATTGGTAACAAGTTAATAGAGTTGTACAAAAAAGAGGGGCATGAAATAGAACGTATATTATCAAAGCTATCTGCTGAAGTAGGGTTAGAGGTTCCTAGTTTAGAAATTATAAATCAATTAATTGGGGATATGGACTTTGTTTTCGCTAAGGCGAAACTAGCTAAGATACAGAAGGCTACTCTACCGTTAATAAATAATGAAAATAAAATAAAAATAAATGATGGAAGACATCCTTTAATTGACAGTGAAGAAGTAGTGCCTATGTCTATTGAGATGGGAAATGAATTTAACACTGTAATTGTCACTGGACCTAATACTGGCGGGAAAACAGTAGCTTTAAAAACGGTAGGTTTACTTACTTGTATGGCTTTAAGTGGTTTGTTTGTACCCGCTGCCCACAACTCAAATTTTCCAATTTTAGAGGGTATATACGCAGATATTGGTGATGAGCAAAGTATAGAGCAATCTCTCAGTACTTTTTCTTCTCACATGACTAACATTATTGATATTACAAATAAAGCACATAATAATTCATTAGTACTTTTTGACGAGTTAGGAGCAGGAACAGATCCAATAGAGGGATCTGCTTTGGCGACTAGCTTACTTGATTTATTTAGCAAGAGAAACTTGTTAACAATTGCTACAACCCATTATTCTCAACTGAAAACTTATGCCTATGAAAATAACGGGGTAGAAAATGCATCTGTTGAATTTGATGCAAAAACTCTAAAACCTACATATAAACTGATAGTAGGTATTCCAGGGAAATCTAATGCTTTAGAAATTTCTAGAAGGTTAGGTTTAAGTGAAGATGTTGTACAAAAAGCAAAAGTTATAATGGGAAAAGAAAATACTAAAGTAGATGTTATGATTCAAGACTTGGAGGAAAAAAGAATAGCTTATGAAAATAAGCTGAAAGCTATAGAGTATAAGGAGAGGGAAGCAGAAGCTACTAAATTTGAATTTAATAGTAAAAAAGAGCAGTTGAAAATGAAAGAAAAGAAAATGATGGAAAAGGCAAAAGAAGAAGCTAGAGAAATAATTCGACAAGCTAAAAGGGAGAGTGAGCAAGTAGTAAAAGAAATAAGAAAACTAAAGCAAGAAGGCAATCAAATGCTACAGGGTGACCTTGATAGAAAGTTAACCCGATATAAAGAAAATCTTAAAAAAACGGTAGATAAAGATGTTTATGCAGAAAATAAAGAAAAGAGCGATATTATAGCTGATAATCTTAAAAAAGGTGATGAGGTAAAGTTACTTGATGTTAATCAAAAGGGAACAGTTATTAGTTTGCCTGACTCGGAAGGTCAAGTGCAATGTCAAGTAGGTATTATGAAAGTAAAGACACCCGTTTCCAACTTGCAAATAGTAGAATCAAACAATAATAAAAACAATAACAATATTTATACACCAGGAAAAGGAGCTAATGTAAAAACTAGCGCAAAAAAATCCCTTGATCTTAGGGGAGAGAATGTTGAAGAAGGAATCTTAAGGGTAGATAAATTTTTGGATGAAGCTTTTGTGGCGGGGCTAAAAGAAGTTTCTATAATTCATGGTAAAGGCACTGGTGTTCTTAGAGAAGGAATAACTAACTACTTAAAAAAACATCCTCATGTTGAATCTATAAGACTTGGAGGATATAAAGAAGGAGGACAAGGGGCTAGCATTGTTGAATTAAAATAA
- a CDS encoding lipid II:glycine glycyltransferase FemX, with the protein MPILELENEEEVKRYESFIENSNHGHMMQSVYWSLVKNNWDRDYIFLENDEGDIEAALSILSIKNDGKNAFMYAPRGPVCDFKDISLVKKLIEEAKKVAKRRNGFFLRMDPEVRYSDKIIDEYRSRGFIIRSREQNNEKSFSNPRNNMVLDITDQSIDDVMAGFTSKQRNKIRKTYKRGLSTQMISTDDEKFVTALNTFYNLTEIMAKRQGISYRPRDYFERLFKAFKTAKIFETKDKDNEVLSSCIIITYNKKCFYIYSASSNNKRNYNASTQMNYEAIKYAVSKNMEEYDFGGVYGLDTSDALYAFKYSFCGHSGHKELIGELDVVFNQKLYNDFIKD; encoded by the coding sequence ATGCCTATTTTAGAACTTGAAAATGAAGAAGAGGTAAAAAGGTATGAATCCTTTATAGAAAACAGTAACCATGGACATATGATGCAATCAGTTTATTGGTCCTTAGTAAAAAATAACTGGGATAGGGACTATATATTTTTAGAAAACGATGAAGGAGATATCGAAGCAGCCCTTTCTATATTGTCTATAAAAAATGATGGTAAGAATGCCTTTATGTACGCTCCTAGAGGTCCTGTATGTGACTTTAAAGACATTTCATTAGTCAAAAAATTAATTGAAGAAGCAAAAAAAGTAGCGAAAAGAAGGAATGGATTTTTTCTTAGAATGGATCCAGAAGTAAGATATAGTGACAAAATTATTGATGAATATCGCAGTAGAGGTTTTATAATTCGTTCAAGAGAACAAAACAATGAAAAATCTTTTTCTAATCCAAGGAATAATATGGTATTGGATATTACAGATCAATCAATTGATGATGTTATGGCGGGATTTACAAGTAAACAAAGGAATAAAATTAGAAAAACTTATAAACGAGGCCTTTCTACCCAAATGATTTCAACTGATGATGAAAAGTTTGTAACAGCACTAAATACATTTTATAACCTTACAGAAATTATGGCAAAGAGACAAGGTATTAGTTATCGACCACGTGATTACTTTGAAAGATTGTTTAAGGCGTTTAAAACGGCTAAGATATTTGAGACTAAAGATAAAGACAATGAAGTTTTGTCAAGTTGTATCATTATTACTTACAATAAAAAATGTTTTTATATTTATTCGGCAAGCTCTAATAATAAGAGAAATTATAATGCAAGTACTCAAATGAATTATGAGGCTATAAAATATGCTGTGAGCAAAAACATGGAGGAGTATGATTTTGGCGGCGTTTATGGCTTAGATACATCTGATGCTCTATACGCATTTAAATATTCTTTTTGCGGACACTCAGGACATAAAGAGTTAATAGGCGAATTGGATGTTGTCTTTAATCAAAAATTGTATAATGATTTTATCAAAGACTAA